A single region of the Pseudomonas solani genome encodes:
- the rep gene encoding DNA helicase Rep: protein MSRLNPRQQEAVNYVGGPLLVLAGAGSGKTSVITRKIAYLVQQCGVRAQYIVAVTFTNKAAREMKARVGTLLHGAEGRGLTVSTFHNLGLNIIRKEHARLGYKPGFSIFDETDIKALLTDIMQKEYAGDDGADEVKNYIGSWKNDLILPEEALANARNPKEQTAAVVYLHYQRTLKAYNAVDFDDLILLPVKLFQENPDILEKWQQRVRYMLVDEYQDTNASQYLLVKMLVQHRAQFTVVGDDDQSIYAWRGARPENLMQLKEDFPSLKVVMLEQNYRSTSRILKCANVLIANNPHVFEKQLWSEMGVGDPIRVIRCRNEDAEAERIAMEILTLHLKTERPYSQFAILYRGNHQAKLMELKLQHHQVPYRLSGGTSFFGRQEVKDLMSYFRLLVNPDDDNAFLRVINVPRREIGSTTLEKLGNYATERKISMYAAADEIGLGEHLDSRYTERLQRFKRFMDKVRQDCAQTDPIAALRSMVMDIDYENWIRQNASSDKVAEFRMGNVWFLIDALKNTLERDEEGEMTIEEAIAKLVLRDMLERQQEEEEGADGVQMMTLHASKGLEFPYVFIMGVEEDILPHRSSIEADTIEEERRLAYVGITRARQNLAMTFAAKRKQYGEIIDCSPSRFLDELPQEDLQWEGLEDTPVEVKAVRGNTALADIRAMLKKP, encoded by the coding sequence ATGTCCCGACTCAATCCCCGGCAGCAGGAAGCCGTGAACTATGTCGGCGGCCCGCTCCTGGTGCTCGCCGGTGCCGGCTCCGGCAAGACCAGCGTGATCACCCGCAAGATCGCCTACCTCGTCCAGCAGTGCGGCGTCCGCGCGCAATACATCGTCGCCGTGACCTTCACCAACAAGGCCGCCCGCGAGATGAAGGCCCGCGTCGGCACCCTGCTGCACGGCGCCGAAGGTCGTGGGCTGACGGTGTCCACCTTCCACAACCTGGGCTTGAACATCATCCGCAAGGAACATGCGCGGCTGGGCTACAAGCCGGGCTTCTCGATCTTCGACGAGACGGACATCAAGGCGCTGCTGACGGACATCATGCAGAAGGAGTACGCCGGGGACGATGGCGCCGATGAGGTGAAAAACTACATCGGCTCCTGGAAGAACGACCTGATCCTGCCCGAGGAGGCGCTGGCCAACGCGCGCAACCCCAAGGAGCAGACGGCAGCGGTGGTCTACCTGCACTACCAGCGCACCCTCAAGGCCTACAACGCGGTCGACTTCGACGACCTGATCCTGCTGCCGGTGAAGCTGTTCCAGGAAAACCCGGACATCCTCGAAAAATGGCAGCAGCGCGTGCGCTACATGCTGGTGGATGAATACCAGGACACCAACGCCAGCCAGTACCTGCTGGTGAAGATGCTGGTGCAGCACCGCGCGCAGTTCACAGTGGTGGGCGACGACGACCAGTCGATCTACGCCTGGCGGGGTGCGCGGCCGGAGAACCTGATGCAGCTGAAGGAGGACTTCCCCTCGCTGAAGGTGGTGATGCTGGAGCAGAACTACCGCTCCACCAGCCGCATCCTCAAGTGCGCCAACGTGCTGATCGCCAACAACCCCCACGTGTTCGAGAAGCAACTGTGGAGCGAGATGGGCGTCGGTGACCCGATCCGGGTGATCCGCTGCCGCAACGAGGACGCCGAGGCCGAGCGCATTGCCATGGAGATCCTCACGCTGCACCTGAAGACCGAGCGGCCCTACAGCCAGTTCGCCATCCTCTACCGCGGCAACCACCAGGCCAAGCTGATGGAGCTGAAGCTGCAGCACCACCAGGTCCCCTATCGGTTGTCGGGCGGCACCAGCTTCTTCGGCCGCCAGGAAGTGAAGGACCTGATGTCCTACTTCCGCCTGCTGGTGAACCCGGACGACGACAACGCCTTCCTCCGGGTGATCAACGTGCCGCGCCGCGAGATCGGCTCCACCACCCTGGAAAAGCTCGGCAACTACGCCACCGAGCGCAAGATTTCGATGTACGCCGCCGCCGACGAGATCGGCCTCGGCGAGCACCTGGACAGCCGCTACACCGAGCGCCTGCAGCGCTTCAAGCGCTTCATGGACAAGGTCCGCCAGGACTGCGCGCAGACCGACCCCATCGCCGCCCTGCGCAGCATGGTGATGGACATCGACTACGAGAACTGGATCCGCCAGAACGCCTCCAGCGACAAGGTCGCCGAGTTCCGCATGGGCAACGTCTGGTTCCTCATCGACGCCCTGAAGAACACCCTGGAGCGCGACGAAGAAGGCGAGATGACCATCGAGGAAGCCATCGCCAAGCTGGTGCTGCGCGACATGCTCGAGCGCCAGCAGGAAGAGGAAGAGGGCGCCGATGGCGTGCAGATGATGACCCTGCACGCGTCCAAGGGCCTGGAATTCCCCTACGTGTTCATCATGGGCGTTGAGGAAGACATCCTGCCGCACCGCTCCAGCATCGAGGCCGACACCATCGAGGAGGAGCGCCGGCTGGCCTATGTCGGCATCACCCGTGCCCGGCAGAACCTGGCCATGACCTTCGCTGCCAAGCGCAAGCAGTACGGCGAGATCATCGACTGCTCGCCGAGCCGCTTCCTCGACGAACTGCCCCAGGAAGACCTGCAATGGGAAGGCTTGGAGGACACCCCGGTGGAGGTCAAGGCGGTGCGCGGCAACACGGCGCTGGCGGACATCCGCGCCATGCTCAAGAAGCCCTGA
- a CDS encoding putative bifunctional diguanylate cyclase/phosphodiesterase: MSALAEPMRMLLLAESPGWAESLRELLSSLGSLSPLITAPSWEAASSLFDDSEGGLLLCTPQLLPAPGRCHLPTILLLEQEPDEAPAGVCDWLVRDQLGPDVLRRSLRYMRERSALQNTLQSLAEQDPLTGIANRQGFQTLLAGRLAEFAGRGLALGHLDLDNFRHANDALGYQAGDRLILQVVARLKGELAAGDQLARLGSDEFALLLDTRRDPSRAEKVAERIAEALGEPYWVDGESLLIGCSLGIAHARSDEGADPLMWHAHIAMQQAKAVQGCTFHVFDERINRSARSLADLESELRRALRRDELELHYQPRLCLETGRIVGLEALVRWRHAERGLLSPNEFVPLAEESGLIVPLGYWVISRALRDMQWLRGRGLPALHMAVNLSFRQFQDSQLLPTLNRLISERGVDAQWLEFELTETAVMRRSEQVQQTMQALGKVGVRFSLDDFGTGFSSFVHLNSLPITLLKIDKSFVGGMQDRPENRQLVRAMINLAHNLNLEVVAEGVETAEQLALLRQFGCDQVQGYWISKPLPLADLARFLVFGVRQPLFSSQPNL, translated from the coding sequence TTGTCCGCGCTTGCCGAGCCCATGCGCATGCTCCTGCTGGCGGAATCGCCTGGCTGGGCGGAATCCTTACGCGAGCTGCTCAGCTCGCTGGGCAGCCTTTCACCCCTGATCACCGCCCCCTCCTGGGAGGCCGCCAGCAGCCTGTTCGACGACAGCGAGGGCGGCTTGCTGCTCTGCACCCCGCAATTGCTGCCGGCCCCCGGCCGTTGCCACCTGCCCACCATCCTGCTGCTGGAACAGGAGCCCGATGAAGCGCCGGCCGGCGTCTGTGATTGGCTGGTGCGTGACCAACTGGGCCCCGACGTGCTGCGCCGCAGCCTGCGCTACATGCGCGAGCGCAGCGCCTTGCAGAACACCCTGCAAAGCCTCGCCGAGCAGGACCCGCTCACCGGCATCGCCAACCGCCAGGGCTTCCAGACCCTGCTGGCGGGGCGCCTGGCCGAATTCGCCGGGCGCGGCCTGGCCCTCGGCCACCTGGACCTGGACAATTTCCGCCACGCCAACGACGCCCTCGGCTACCAGGCCGGCGACCGCCTGATCCTCCAGGTGGTGGCGCGGCTCAAGGGCGAACTGGCTGCCGGCGACCAGTTGGCCCGCCTGGGCAGCGACGAGTTCGCCCTGCTGTTGGATACCCGCCGCGACCCGTCCCGTGCCGAGAAGGTCGCCGAACGCATCGCCGAAGCCCTCGGCGAGCCTTACTGGGTCGACGGCGAGAGCCTGCTCATCGGCTGCAGCCTGGGCATTGCCCATGCCCGCTCCGACGAAGGTGCCGACCCGCTGATGTGGCATGCACACATCGCCATGCAGCAGGCCAAGGCCGTGCAGGGCTGCACCTTCCATGTGTTCGACGAGCGTATCAACCGCAGTGCGCGCAGCCTGGCCGACCTGGAAAGCGAGTTGCGCCGTGCTCTGCGCCGCGACGAGCTGGAGCTGCACTACCAGCCGCGCCTGTGCCTGGAGACCGGCCGCATCGTCGGCCTCGAGGCTCTGGTGCGCTGGCGCCATGCCGAGCGTGGCCTGCTGTCGCCCAATGAATTCGTGCCCCTGGCCGAGGAAAGCGGGCTTATCGTTCCCCTCGGCTACTGGGTCATCTCCCGAGCCCTGCGCGACATGCAGTGGCTGCGCGGGCGCGGCCTGCCGGCCCTGCACATGGCGGTGAACCTGTCGTTCCGCCAGTTCCAGGACAGCCAGCTGCTGCCGACCCTGAACCGCCTCATCAGCGAGCGCGGGGTCGACGCCCAGTGGCTGGAGTTCGAGCTGACCGAGACGGCGGTGATGCGCCGCAGCGAACAGGTGCAGCAGACCATGCAGGCCCTGGGCAAGGTCGGCGTGCGCTTCTCCCTGGACGATTTCGGCACCGGCTTCTCGTCCTTCGTCCACCTCAACAGCCTGCCCATCACCCTGCTGAAGATCGACAAGAGCTTCGTCGGCGGCATGCAGGATCGCCCCGAGAACCGCCAGTTGGTACGCGCGATGATCAACCTCGCGCACAACCTCAACCTGGAGGTGGTGGCCGAAGGGGTGGAAACCGCCGAGCAACTGGCCCTGCTGCGCCAGTTCGGCTGTGACCAGGTGCAGGGCTACTGGATCAGCAAGCCGCTGCCCCTGGCCGACCTGGCGCGCTTCCTGGTATTCGGCGTGCGCCAACCGCTGTTCAGCAGCCAGCCCAACCTCTAG
- a CDS encoding NorM family multidrug efflux MATE transporter yields the protein MPQQIRSELLAILRLAGPLIAAQLANVLMVFTDTVMMGLLGPAELAAGGLGAASYSFVSIFCVGVIAAVGNLVAIRHGAGDIAGAARLTQAGLWLGWGLALGAGLLLWNLGPLLTLFGQEAHNIEGGMRFLSTLVFALPGYMSFMALRGFTSAIGRPGPVMAISIGGALANFALNYMLIHGWFGLPSLGLAGIGLVTALVMNVMALLLAWHLTRHPAYAAYSLRQGLFQPRLDDLRELLRLGLPIGGTYAVESGLFAFAALCMGALGSLSLAAHQIAIMSVYVAFMVPVGISYAVTFRIGQHFGAGRLEDARRAGRLGIAVGAGCMLSFAALFWLAPEWVVGLFLDRTADEYQEVVALAVSLLAIAALFELFDGIQTIAMGAIRGLKDAKTTFLVGLGCYWLVGAPAAWLLAFPLGMGAQGVWWGLASGLACAAVGLTLGFEWKTLRMLRSQAPLGDACKAG from the coding sequence ATGCCACAGCAGATCCGCTCCGAACTCCTGGCCATCCTCCGCCTCGCCGGCCCGCTGATCGCGGCGCAGCTGGCCAACGTGCTGATGGTGTTCACCGACACGGTGATGATGGGCCTGCTCGGCCCGGCGGAGCTGGCGGCCGGCGGCCTGGGCGCGGCGAGCTATTCATTCGTGTCTATCTTCTGCGTCGGGGTGATCGCCGCCGTGGGCAACCTGGTCGCCATCCGCCACGGCGCCGGGGACATCGCCGGCGCCGCGCGCCTGACCCAGGCCGGCCTGTGGCTGGGCTGGGGCCTGGCCCTGGGCGCAGGGCTGCTGTTGTGGAACCTAGGCCCATTGCTGACGCTGTTCGGCCAGGAGGCCCACAACATCGAGGGCGGCATGCGCTTCCTCTCCACCCTGGTATTCGCCTTGCCCGGCTACATGAGCTTCATGGCCCTGCGCGGCTTCACCAGCGCCATCGGCCGCCCCGGCCCGGTGATGGCCATCAGCATAGGCGGCGCGCTGGCCAACTTCGCCCTCAACTACATGCTGATCCATGGCTGGTTCGGCCTGCCGTCGCTGGGCCTGGCCGGCATCGGCCTGGTCACCGCCCTGGTGATGAACGTCATGGCGCTGCTGCTGGCCTGGCACCTCACCCGCCACCCGGCCTACGCCGCCTATTCCCTGCGCCAGGGCCTGTTCCAGCCGCGCCTGGACGACCTGCGCGAGCTGCTGCGCCTGGGCCTGCCCATCGGCGGCACCTATGCGGTGGAGTCCGGCCTCTTCGCCTTCGCCGCGCTGTGCATGGGCGCCCTGGGCAGCCTGTCGCTGGCGGCGCACCAGATCGCAATCATGTCGGTGTACGTGGCCTTCATGGTGCCGGTGGGCATCTCCTACGCGGTGACCTTCCGCATCGGCCAGCACTTTGGCGCCGGTCGCCTGGAAGACGCACGCCGCGCCGGGCGCCTGGGCATCGCCGTGGGCGCCGGCTGCATGCTCAGCTTCGCCGCGCTGTTCTGGTTGGCGCCGGAATGGGTGGTGGGCCTGTTCCTCGACCGCACTGCCGACGAGTACCAGGAGGTGGTCGCCCTGGCGGTGAGCCTGCTGGCCATCGCCGCACTGTTCGAGCTGTTCGACGGCATCCAGACCATCGCCATGGGCGCCATCCGCGGCCTCAAGGACGCCAAGACCACCTTCCTCGTCGGCCTCGGCTGCTATTGGCTGGTGGGCGCGCCCGCGGCCTGGCTGCTGGCCTTCCCCCTGGGAATGGGTGCCCAGGGCGTGTGGTGGGGCCTGGCGTCGGGCCTGGCCTGCGCCGCGGTCGGGCTGACCCTGGGGTTCGAGTGGAAGACCTTGCGCATGCTGCGCTCGCAGGCACCGCTCGGCGACGCCTGCAAGGCGGGCTGA
- a CDS encoding LysR substrate-binding domain-containing protein — MTRRLPPLYALRAFEAAARHASFTRAAEELAITQSAVSRHIRTLEEHFACRLFERKGRSLQLTEPARMILPGLREGFDSLERACATLRVDDSILCLKAPSTLTMRWLLARLSRFRLQNPDVEVQLTSAWMDVDKVDFNHEPFDCAVLLSSGGFSDEWESVELFAEWLIPVSAPSAAAEGPWDLARLRGAELLHPTPDRRDWRRWLHAMGLEQDVPLKGGQVFDTLELGIVAATRGYGISIGDLVMVAEDVEEGRIGLPWPSAVPSGQSYYLVWPKARSGQDRLRRLRDYLLAEVAAMRLPPVSFKR, encoded by the coding sequence ATGACGCGTCGCCTGCCACCGCTTTACGCCCTGCGTGCCTTCGAAGCCGCGGCGCGCCATGCCTCCTTCACCCGTGCCGCCGAGGAGCTGGCCATCACCCAGAGCGCGGTGAGCCGGCATATCCGCACCCTGGAGGAGCATTTCGCCTGCCGCCTGTTCGAGCGCAAGGGGCGCAGCCTCCAGCTCACTGAGCCGGCGCGGATGATCCTGCCCGGCCTGCGCGAGGGCTTCGACTCCCTGGAGCGTGCCTGCGCCACGCTGCGGGTGGACGACAGCATCCTCTGCCTCAAGGCGCCCTCGACCTTGACCATGCGCTGGTTGCTGGCACGGCTGTCGCGCTTCCGCCTGCAGAACCCGGACGTGGAGGTGCAGCTGACCAGCGCCTGGATGGATGTGGACAAGGTCGACTTCAACCACGAGCCCTTCGACTGCGCGGTGCTGCTGAGCAGCGGCGGCTTCAGCGATGAATGGGAGAGCGTCGAGCTGTTCGCCGAATGGCTGATCCCGGTCAGCGCGCCGTCGGCCGCCGCCGAGGGGCCTTGGGACCTGGCGCGACTGCGCGGCGCCGAGCTGCTGCACCCCACGCCGGATCGCCGCGACTGGCGGCGCTGGTTGCACGCCATGGGCCTGGAGCAGGACGTGCCGCTCAAGGGCGGCCAGGTGTTCGACACCCTGGAGCTGGGCATAGTCGCGGCGACGCGGGGCTACGGCATCTCCATCGGCGACCTGGTGATGGTCGCCGAGGATGTGGAGGAAGGGCGCATCGGCCTGCCTTGGCCCAGCGCCGTGCCCAGCGGCCAGAGCTACTACCTGGTGTGGCCGAAGGCACGCAGCGGCCAGGATCGCCTGCGTCGCCTGCGGGATTACCTGCTGGCCGAGGTGGCGGCGATGCGTTTGCCGCCGGTGAGCTTCAAGCGCTAG
- a CDS encoding methyl-accepting chemotaxis protein, whose product MAGAVEEFSATSLNIADNMRATERMASDNAQQTRIGQSSMGEASAALEQISTALNGTAEVINTLGQRSQEIGGIVGVITAIADQTNLLALNAAIEAARAGEQGRGFAVVADEVRNLAARTREATTEISSMIGSIQDETASAISTMEHGKALMQDGLERNAKVAAALAQIAQQSTAAGEQFAAITTATQEQSSTATLLSSNLQSIALANSEQREVVANLAQTAQELDRLAEELRQEVGRFR is encoded by the coding sequence ATGGCCGGCGCGGTGGAGGAGTTCAGCGCCACCTCGCTGAACATCGCCGACAACATGCGTGCCACCGAGCGCATGGCCAGCGACAACGCCCAGCAGACCCGCATCGGCCAGAGCTCCATGGGCGAGGCCTCTGCGGCGCTGGAGCAGATATCCACAGCCCTCAACGGCACCGCCGAAGTGATCAACACCCTGGGCCAGCGCTCCCAGGAAATCGGCGGCATCGTCGGGGTCATCACCGCCATCGCCGACCAGACCAACCTCTTGGCACTCAACGCTGCCATCGAGGCGGCGCGTGCCGGCGAGCAGGGCCGGGGCTTCGCTGTGGTGGCCGATGAGGTGCGCAACCTGGCGGCCCGTACCCGCGAGGCGACCACCGAGATCTCCAGCATGATCGGCAGCATCCAGGATGAGACCGCCAGTGCCATCAGCACCATGGAGCACGGCAAGGCGTTGATGCAGGACGGCCTGGAGCGCAACGCCAAGGTCGCCGCCGCCCTGGCGCAGATCGCCCAGCAGAGCACCGCTGCTGGTGAGCAATTCGCCGCCATCACCACCGCCACCCAGGAGCAGAGCAGCACCGCGACCCTGCTCAGCAGCAACCTGCAGAGCATCGCCCTGGCCAACAGCGAGCAGCGCGAAGTGGTCGCCAACCTGGCGCAGACCGCCCAGGAGCTGGACCGCCTGGCCGAGGAACTGCGCCAGGAAGTGGGGCGCTTCCGCTGA
- a CDS encoding cysteine synthase family protein — MLAELGLHNVGNTRMHRVISASANGNKIFAKCEFMNPTGSHKDRTFLHMVAELESAGKIAPGMTLVDCSTGNGGAALAWVGKMKGYNVVIFMPEGMTEERKRQIREFGADIIETNRNEFLNGSVQAARDYVADKPSDKFYFLDQGSSLLNKSAWIQCGNEIAAQLEEQKEIPDYFVCSIGTGGTFSGISEVLKAKYPNIKTIGIEVDRSAPLYAKKNNLEFCHRPHNMMGLGAGVLSCNTNEQVIDEVVVVDGAYSWNRMKKFIEEEQLGVGPTCGANLYVCEQLSRAVTGKTIVTLFFDSAWKYKSRWSGVYPEYNGG, encoded by the coding sequence ATGTTGGCGGAGTTGGGGCTTCACAATGTCGGTAATACCCGAATGCATCGGGTAATAAGCGCCAGTGCAAATGGTAATAAGATTTTTGCAAAATGCGAATTTATGAATCCAACAGGAAGCCATAAAGATAGAACATTTTTGCACATGGTTGCTGAACTTGAGTCCGCAGGAAAAATAGCTCCTGGAATGACCTTGGTCGACTGCTCCACAGGAAATGGGGGAGCTGCTCTGGCATGGGTTGGAAAGATGAAAGGGTACAACGTTGTAATTTTTATGCCTGAGGGAATGACCGAAGAGCGCAAGCGTCAAATTCGTGAGTTTGGTGCTGACATCATCGAGACAAACAGAAATGAGTTTCTCAATGGCTCGGTGCAGGCGGCAAGAGATTACGTAGCGGACAAGCCCTCCGATAAGTTTTATTTTTTGGATCAGGGCTCCAGTTTGCTAAATAAATCTGCATGGATCCAGTGTGGTAATGAAATCGCTGCTCAGCTAGAAGAGCAGAAAGAAATACCTGATTATTTTGTGTGTTCTATTGGGACTGGTGGGACCTTCTCTGGAATATCTGAGGTTCTAAAAGCTAAATACCCTAATATAAAAACTATAGGCATTGAGGTAGATAGGTCTGCGCCGCTTTACGCTAAAAAGAACAATTTGGAGTTTTGTCATAGGCCACACAATATGATGGGCCTTGGTGCAGGCGTGCTGTCTTGCAATACTAATGAGCAGGTCATCGATGAGGTGGTTGTCGTCGATGGGGCTTACTCGTGGAACCGAATGAAGAAATTCATCGAAGAAGAGCAGCTTGGTGTTGGGCCTACATGCGGAGCTAATCTGTATGTCTGTGAGCAGCTCTCTAGGGCGGTCACGGGTAAGACGAT